Genomic window (Trichomycterus rosablanca isolate fTriRos1 chromosome 16, fTriRos1.hap1, whole genome shotgun sequence):
aaaggggacaggacgactgattcgtgttaagggaagaatgaacgggaccatgtatcgtgagattttaagccaaaacctccttccatcagtgagagcattgaagatggaacgtggctgggtcttccagcatgacaatgatcccaaacacaccgctcgggcaacgaaggagtggagcattcaaggtcctggagtggcctagccagtctccagacctcaacctcatagaaaatttgtggagggagttgaaagtccgtgttgcccagcgacaaccccaaaacatcactgctctagaggagatctgaatggaggaatgggccaaaataccagctacagtgtgtgcaaacctggtgaagacttacaggaaacgtttgacctctgtcattgccaacaaaggttatgttacaaagtattgagttgaacttttgttattgaccaaatacttattttccaccataatttacaaataaattctttaaaaatcctacaatgtgatttcctggattttttttttttttccctcatttttgtctctcatagttgaagtgtacctatgatgaaaattacagacctctctcatctttctaagtaggagaacttgcacaatcagtggctgactaaatactttttggccccactgtaggtaAAATCCATCTTCCAAATATACCTGATTTAAAAGTAAATATCCACAAAAATCACAAAAGTATTAACATAGTCATACAGAAaactttattaaaatgaatcaagtccaaaaaataaaatctaaaaagaaaattttttaaaagGAGGTGCCTGaccttgtttttgctttttctgtccCATGCCAACATCATTTTATTCACAGGTTCTATATAATGTTAACTTATTAAAATAAGAAACTGAACCATTTAAATTAGTTAAagagtaataaaataaagattttttgtCTATTTTAATGTAACTTGGTATGATAAAAGGGAAAATATTTGTTTACAGCAgcatatgaaaataataaacaataatagaaAAAATGTGACAGAGTTGACCATTATCCATATGCTTGTTGCAGAATTTTGTACACAGGGTGTAATACTGAGGTGATACAAGAAAAGTTCACTTAACACAGCCCATTTCATGCATGAGACTATGTTAGTAGTGACAGCCTATTGAGACATTATGAACAGTAATTCATTACCCATTAAATTTGCAGCAGCACCGTATTCAGTACATGTAATGACACGTGACCAAAGACAAACATTCTAACTTCAACCAGCATTGAAACCATCAGTTCTAAGAAGTCTCAAATTTAACTTCAAATTGCCTATATTCTTCTTTCTGTCCCTGTATATTCTACTTCATCATATTTAATGTCCAGAACAAATAACGACTTGTTTACATGAAACATATCGTCTTTCATACCCCCAAATAACCACTCATGCCAACCaaaacattttcaacatttagcagaaccCATATAAGCCTTACATTAACTTTCATTCAGTTTATGGCTGCCTAATGTATTGATCTTGAGCAACAACAACTTGAACACTGCTACTATATCAAGAGTAGAGGTGGAATTTTATGGTAAACAGACAATCAAAAGTGAGTATTTTTGTGTAAACCAGCATCATAGaatttaataaatgaatcaaaGCAGCACAGTCTGTTCACCTCATGGTGCATTTTAAATTCATATTGTGTGTACCGTTTTAGAATAACATGTTACTGGTTCATTTTCTTCAGATTTTATAATCACAGTATAACATCATCATCAAACCTGTAATCTAAACATAGTTGTCAAAGGAATGACTATCATATATTAGGTCCTTAGGTTCAAAGACAGTTGACACATTGGTCTAATAATGtctgactttgatgatttacaGATTGTAAATGCTATGTGAAGTGCAAATGTAGAGAACCAACTGCAGAAGACCCAGGaaagcaaaaaacaaaaaaattgacCTGTGTTACACCTTTGACTTTCAGAAGTTTTAACCTTTAATAACtctaaaaacaatgcaataatTTAATTCTTCTTCACAAACcactaaatatttacaaaatcaacCGCTTGCAGCATTTTAGTCACAGCATGAACAGTGAAAGTTGAGGTAATTCCTGAATTTAAACTGATTTAAAAATAGTGAGAATGGAATGTTAAAATTGATGGAGTGAAGAAACACATCTGTAAATGATGTTTGGAGATTTCTAGCCATCTGCAAATATGCCAAGAGTGAATTTTGTTaagtcattttaatttttaggtATGTAATTTATGCCAGCAACCATTACAAAAACTGTCCGTTTTTAATCACCCATCCCTAAATCAAGAAAAACTCATTTACccccacccccacatttatttactcaaaATTTTAAATGATTCAGTGGTCCAGACAATGGCTAGTTTTGTCAGTTCTGTCCATTTCACTGGATAGAGCTCCttcttttataatggtttatttGGAGCATTTCTTCACCATGTCCTTATGTTCCTTCATTTTTCAAAGTTGCCAAGGTTTGTAAAGGCATGTGTTTTGGGTTGCATCATAGCAGGGTTTATGCCCTGACACATGCCAAGGCCACCTGTAAGGCCCAAGCCTACAGGTGCCATGTTTATGTTCATTCCTATTAGTCCTTGACTGGCAGACATTCCTCCTATTCCCATAGAGCCCATTCCTACTGTGCCTGTGGCCATAGTGGCTGGCATTGCCATACCCATGCTCCCACTTGCCATCATAGGGTTTATAGTTGGCCCTGAAGGCATGGACTGGGCTTGGAGAGCTAATCCAGCAAAGTTCTGGGCAATCATGTTCACTGATGGTTGGACACCTGAAAGAGAGGAAAATAATTAGCAATCAactaatttgtttttatttttacattaccaTAGAGTGAAAGGAAAAGTAGTCAAAAGTAGTCACTTTTGTTATTtagtgcttttaaaaaaaaatctactgcATAGTTAAACACTATGTGTTGTAAATCTGTACTTCTGTATAGTGGATATAAAAAAAGTCCACAAACCTGAACCCAATCTGACAGATTTAAATGTTCATTgctgtgttgtgtatttatatatatatatatatatatatacagtgtatcacaaaagtgagtacacccctcacatttctgcagatatttaagtatatcttttcatgggacaacactgacaaaatgacactttgacacaatgaaaagtagtctgtgtgcagcttatataacagtgtaaatttattcttccctcaaaataactcaatatacagccattaatgtctaaaccaccggcaacaaaagttagtacaccccttagtgaaagttcctgaagtgtcaatattttgtgtggccaccattatttcacagaactgccttaactttcctgggcatggagtttaccagagcttcacaggttgccactggaatgcttttccactcctccatgacgacatcacggagctggcggatattcgagactttgcgctcctccaccttccacttgaggatgccccaaagatgttctattgggtttaggtctggagacatgcttggccagtccatcacctttaccctcagcctcttcaataaagcagtggtcgtcttagaggtgtgtttggggtcattatcatgctggaacactgccctgcgacccagtttccggagggaggggatcatgctctgcttcagtatttcacagtacatattggagttcatgtgtccttcaatgaaatgtaactccccaacacctgctgcactcatgcagccccagaccatggcattcccaccaccatgcttgactgtaggcatgacacacttatctttgtactcctcacctgattgctgccacacatgcttgagaccatctgaaccaaacaaattaatcttggtctcatcagaccataggacatggttccagtaatccatgtcctttgttgacatgtcttcagcaaactgtttgtgggctttcttgtgtagagacttcagaagaggcttccttctggggtgacagccatgcagaccaatttgatgtagtgtgcggcgtatggtctgagcactgacaggctgaccccccaccttttcaatctctgcagcaatgctgacagcactcctgcgcctatctttcaaagacagcagttggatgtgacgctgagcacgtgcactcagcttctttggacgaccaacgcgaggtctgttctgagtggaccctgctcttttaaaatgctggatgatcttggccagtgtgctgcagctcagtttcagggtgttggcaatcttcttgtagccttggccatcttcatgtagcgcaacaattcgtcttttaagatcctcagagagttctttgccatgaggtgccatgttggaactttcagtgaccagtatgagagagtgtgagagctgtactactaaatggaagacacctgctccctatgcacacctgagacctagtaacactaacaaatcacatgacattttggagggaaaatgacaagcagtgctcaatttggtcatttaggggtgtagtctcttaggggtgtactcacttttgttgccggtggtttagacattaatggctgtatattgagttattttgagggaagaataaatttacactgttatataagctgcacacagactacttttcattgtgtcaaagtgtcattttgtcagtgttgtcccatgaaaagatatacttaaatatctgcagaaatgtgaggggtgtactcacttttgtgatacactgtatatatatatgtaaccTGGACCTCACAAATGCCTTGTTGAACAAATAGGCAGACACAACCAAAGACACTCTTCTTCCCAAGCTATTACAGCTTCAAAGGGGGCCCAATTTTACCCATATTTTTGGaaaaggatgtccaacaagcttgtggtcagtAATTTACATACCTTTGGCCAAATGGTGCATTAAAATGCCCATACAAACTGATTAAGTACGAAAGTATTAAAAtgctataaattaataaatgcgtTAAGTACAAAGCTGTTGTTGGCTGTTACAGCTGTGATATGTCTACGCTATGAAGAAATTTGCATAAATTGGCTTATTCTTTTCTCTATTCTTCCTGGGTGATTGTATTCAATTACTCTTAAATGTATGAGGGTTCCTTTTATGTATTCACATTTTATCCATAATTGTTAtcggggttcaggtcaggagactatattcttttttttgtttttaagtctCGAATTATTTTGGCTTTATGTTTGAGTTCTGCTATAAGTAACATTTATGTTAATGTATTTGCATGAGGTGCATCTCTTTCAAATTATCCTCATCATTACTTTGACAGCATATAGTGTAACCTAACTGTTCAGGAATGATTTATCATTCCATTAAcataactagggatgcatcaataccattttttcccaaccgagtacgagtacgagtacaagtacatgtattttagtactcgccgataccgatacctatttagaatgatgcaatctggagcattatggaatagtgtagtttttagtgtaaaatagtgcagtggaacagttgcttgggttgccatcactaataaaacaccgcacagccatcattgagaaagcttctgacaagctaacgttaacgttcattaataaacgcacgtaattaacgttgtgcacatcatacatgcgatgcgattctgctgattgaaatatttactttaaaaggataatacagtccgatcccatctgagccgattctatcagcacatacattcgtggttcacctcggtaaatcgtaaacgactctgagtcggctcccgctctgtggtaataaccagtataattaagcctgagctttataatgtaagcgagtcacacaaaatgttctgtagtagttggtgtttatttacaaccgcatcattcattataacagtaaacacggagagatgactgagaaaagaagcttaaaatgagtcgactcctgaatcacttgtatcgacactgtgaacagagtattgaacacaaacacgtcctataacagcggtcgctgcttttgtaaccggttatccaAAAAGacaatgacaagatagaaaaaatacgacttcagagtcaaagtgtgtcacttgccaatgttaagtatggactcactccgagcagcattggtgataatagtaacgagttaatccaactaaattcctttaatccaatctcccaaaatgaactaactgtgttgattaaatcatctaagtcatcatcgtgtatactcgatcctgttccaactcgtttacttaaaagatttactcccagctattgtagagcccctgcttacattaatcaatgcatcccttagccttgggtatgtacctaaattgtttaaaagtgccgttattaaacccctgattaaaaaacctaatcttgatccacatgtactagctaattataggccaatttcaaaccttccttttgtctctaagatattagaaaaagtagtttccaaacaattatgttcttatttgaatgaaaattgtattcatgaaaaatttcaatcaggatttagacccaaccatagtaccgaaaccgcattaattacagtagttaacgagttgttaatgtcttctgataatggacgtgtctcttttcttgttctattagatcttagtgcagcgtttgatacggtcgatcataacattttactggagaggctagaaaatacagtaggtgttaaaggactcgcactctcttggtttcaatcatatctgactgaccgctcgcaatttgtttatgtaaataataaatgctcggaaactacaaaagtaaagtgtggtgttccacaggggtcggtacttggaccgctattatttacactctatatgcttccactaggtgaaattattcataaacatggcataaaatttcactgctatgcagatgacacacagctgtatatatcagccaaaccaaatgatactgacacaatcagtaagattgaagattgtgtaaatgacataaaaaactggatgtcgtgcaattttcttttacttaattcagataaggTTTTACATATATATTCAGATataggttttacttgttggctctaaagctgcaagagacaagttgtctaacctggtgctaaacctaaacacgttctctgttactcccaagcccagatgtaaaaaacttgggtgtcacaatagattcagatctttcctttgatacacacgttaataatattactagagttgctttctatcatttgcgtaatatctctaaaataagaaatatacaatctgttaatgacgctgaaaaactgatccatgcgtttataacttctcggttagattattgtaatgctcttctaactggatgctctggaagatccttaaacaaactccagttagttcaaaatgcagcagctcgagtgctaactagaactaaaaaatttgatcatattagtcctgttctatcatctctacactggctgccagttaaattccgcattgattacaaaatacttttactaacctataaagcgctacatggtctggctccacagtatctgagtgaacttattaatcactacaacccagcgcgtccatttcgttcacaagatgcagggtttacttatagttcctaaaattaaaaagaccacagctggtggaagagcattttcttacaaagctccacaactttggaataatcttcctgcctctgttcgggattcggacagtctcaatgtttaagtctagactgaaaacatatttattttctcaggcttttgattaatatagacaaaggcgcagagcttgggggttcttggtcatagaaacttgtggtgatcagggatgttgggttgctgtcgttctgcctctcttatccgatcactcaggtttgatgacgttggggagatgggcgctgatgtcctgtgaaagccttcatgaccttgttacctgctcgctctcccttttagttatgctgtaataattagggctgccggagtctaaaactctctgtaaaactgttttactcaactagcattgtacagtacattattaactacattctttgttgttttactccaaaggcattctgatggaaacctgtttacccgccgaggttaagaattaaagtcgagactgccgtgacaactatgctgctcgtgccggatgtgacgggtctggagtaattgctccaagaatgacaagaaatcactacagactttattgaagactagagcgaagaacaactctattattatttatctatttattaccagttataacttttagatcatttaattctgtgtttgtatgctctgtgtaaatcgtgtatttacttaaagtttcctccaggccacccaagaaggatgggccctgctgagtctggttcctctcaaggtttcttcctgtaatgttcagggagtttttccttgccacagtcgccctcggcttgctcaacaggggcagggtttttttttgtatctgttggtcctggattttgtaaagttgctttgagacaatgtctattgtaaaaagcgctatataaataaacttgacttgacttatcttcgctgttagctctattttgaaggttttgttttttttcaaacggaactaaataacattaaacgtgcgtgtgagcgtggtcagtgagaataattcaatctgtctcccgtgggtgaaaaattaattgctttagttttagaagtaaaaaaatctcgcaatgtcacgcactcgcgccccacaggttgaaaatccctgcgttaacgcagcaacgtgcactaggcacaaggtatcggatgtttagtatcggagcctcgtttgcgagtgcgagtacgagttaatgagcgcggtatcgggctaatacccgatactagtatcggtactcatgcatctctaaacATAACATTTGCGAATGAAGGGCATCTGACCCACCAACAGCAGAACTTTGAAGAGATTTAAACTTGAGAGCTtgggatctcagcagtggtgggttagtgtattTTGCAGAGGCACCACCAAAGCGACCCTCATATTAACTTATgtgatttaattattaacataaaTGGCTCATTAGCACATCTCTAGTCTTATATTTAATTTCACAACTAATACTAAACTAAAAAATGTTAGAATTGTGTCACTTGTAATAGTGACAAAAAATAACTGGACagctttaataaacaaaatgttgCAGGGATTGTAGACATTCACTGAAAACTCTAGCCTTTATACTTACAGTAGTGTTCCAAAAAATAgtggtgatttaaaaaaagcgaataaagcacaaaatcattataataacttttatttccataaatgcaaatgtactGAAAacactacactttcaattctaaatcaaaacattaataaaatttagccagtttgtgttaatcctttacagaaagtaaaggaaaattaatattaggctgttcaaaataatagcagtgccagcatttttctttaaaaactcaaaaaaaaattttttctataaactgaaaaaaatgtttgaggtttcactttactttaaattactgaactaatatttagtggcataacaattgtttccgagatctgtgttgcatggagtcgaccaacttctggcacctctgaacaggtattccagtccaggatgattagactacattccacagttcttctgcaattttgggttttgcctcaaaaaacgtgcttcagatatcagaacacaagttctctatgggattgaagtcaggggactgtgctggccactctattaccttaatcttgtttgtctgtaaccaagatgttttgggtcattgtcatgttaaaacacccattttaaggacatttcttcttcgacatagggccaCATGAtgatctcaagtattctgattctaatattcaaactgatccatgatccctcgtatgccataaataggcgtaacaccatggtatgaaaaacatccccatatcaaagttttgtaccaccatgctttactgtcttcacagtaaagtactttggcttgaattcagtgttcGGGGGTCGTCtcacatactgtctacggccactagacccaaaaagaacaattttgctttcatcagtccacaaatgttgagccatttctctttggaccagtcaatgtgttccatggcaaatttgaacccatgcaggacacgtctttttcttaacaacggaactttacaaggagttcttgctggtaaattggcttcacttaatcatcttctgtactcactggtaaattgagatgttccttgatctttctggaggtgatcattggctgagtatttgccattttggctatttttcgatcctttcgaacagtagttccacgcttccttccgcgtcttttaggttttggttgtcacttcaaggcatttgagatcattttagctgagcagcctataatttgctgcacttctctgtatgttttttccttctacattcaactttttaatcaaagtacgctgttcatcagaacaatgtgtggaacaacccattttacccagtatttcagaaggaaatgcgctatgaccaagctgtgcaacatttgccaccctcctacattaaataagggccaaaattgactcccgttcttctgcagaatgaatgacttcaccaattgaactcctcactgctattattttgaacaaccccctttcaatcaatgctttgattactcagaatgagcggcatgcatgtcctaatttttgggtttgttttgttttcattactttactacactttcaagtaaatgatttgctatgtagaaatatcacttctactaaaaacagtgattcatcaggttaatggtgttggactgctatttttgtgaacaccactgtatacagAGGTTTTTGGGTTAACAGGTGATTGAAATATGCATAAATTCAGGATATCaggattaaatataattaattaaaacggCACAATACATCAGGCTCAACATAATGGTTTACAGTAAACACACTTGTGCAATAAATATGCAAACATAGACAAACAAAATTCAGTGTGTGCTTGCCTCACCTTGCTGCATCATGGTGTTAAGGCTAGGCTGTGAAGGCTTAGGAGGATTCATCCCCAGAAAGTCTAAGTTAATGTTGACGTTTGGGTCAGACCACGTGGCAGGCATTGAGGTTTTCTCTCCTTGCTTCTGAACATCTATTTGCTGAGGTAACAAAGGGCCTCCTAAACTGTGCACCGTCCCCCCTAGGGTCTGGATAATTGGAAAAAAAATTGTTAAGAAGGATGGTAAGAGAACAGTCATGCTGATTTGATACTCTAATGGCAGTTTTGTTACACCACCATCTTATAGACCAAAAGTAAGAAGTCAGAGAAATACAAGTCATTAATTTTACAAGCAAACATAGGCTAGGACTTCACAATAAGTCTTAAAGCTACCTGTGATCTGGACATGGAGAACCCGGTGTTCTGTGGGCACATGGTGAAAGGCATGCTTTGAGAGGCGCTCAGACTGCTCTGGTTAGAGCCcatcagttcaaaaagatcaGCAGAGGGTGGCTGCGTGGACTGTGATTTGGTGGATGAGAATAAAGTGTCAGTAAAAAGATCTTGGGCAGCAGATGAGCCTGTGGATGCAGGTGGGCTTACTGAAGAAAAGGCGCTCCAGTCACCAAACTCGCCATTCCCAGTTGATGCTGATCCTAAAAGCCATAAATATAgatatctatacatatacaaatatacatacatacactgtataacAATTTTTAACACTGGAAAAAAAATGCAAGCAAAAATGTGGTCAAAAAGACAACGTCAATAAGGCAGGGATTACCACTATTACTAGAAACTGCTTATCCACAGTCCAGTGGAGTTTAATGTATTccaatacattatatatatttaaataccaAAATAATAGTAACACCaacaggaataataataatcatctaaAAATGGTGCTGCTAACAACAGTTTACACACAGTAATGTTAGTGTTTATTCTAATGAcctaaaaatgattttattttatttttatttttattattgtcccCCCCAACCCCCACCCCACCTACAAGTGAGGCTCCACTCAAGAGTTTTAGCAGGGGAGACGAGGCATGTAATGTGCACTGACGGGTGTCTGTCCCCATAACGCTCAGCAGGTAGCAGTTCCATCTGGAGCCCTCCATCACTCATTAATATTTTACCtaacctgtgtctgtgtgaagtCATGTAGGCTCCTCTATCACACTTCAGAGCGAGCGAGCGAACAGCCTTATGTGGCTTGTGCTGTGATAAACTAGAGTTTTTTAAGCCTTTAGTTTAAAAGACAAAATACTTAATAATTACTTGTGTAAAATTTCATTCATTCTATTAAATAAACTATTATCTATGCCATTAACCCTTTACCCCtcgacaaaaaaaaaaaaatcaggatggtgtcagcactgcattgacactagCATGGTCTTTTGTGTTGTTCTAGTAAGTGTATAAAGTACAGTAGTGCTAGGATTTTGAAATGTTTGAATAATTTAATACTGGCACTCTTTATTGGGAACACGGATACTACTTCTTAGGAACACatactctgtgtgtgtacagttagACACATGCAGATTGTGTTTTCCTCTAGTCTTTAATCAGTGTACACTTTTTAACCACAGGACACAGTTGGAGCATTGATCTCCTCCCAGTATTATCTATATTAGGGTTTTTAAAAatccccaacaacactgctgcacctaatacacGCAAAAAAAACCACCACAGAGTACCACATCATTATCAcactaagaatggtccaccactcaaataacaTCTGGTTAGTGGGGGTCCTATGTGGGTTTTCTGATTGATAAATGGGGCTTGGGGTGGTAGTTTATCAGAATGTTAGCTGTAAATCAATCAATTAGTGTACAAAAcagataggtgttcctaataatgtGCTCAATGAGTGTATACAAGCaagaaaaactaaatattaaatgtgcCATATCTTTTGTACATGCCACAATTTATACACCCCTTTGCAATATGTTAAATTTAAAAGTACCAGAACATTTGGTACTCAGAAACACAAACTTGGCTTTTACCACTGGCTATGAGCTAAGTATGTAAGTTTGCAATTAAAACACTCCAGGTGCTTTTCAGGTTTGGCACCAAAAGGACTCAAGGGCAACATTTTTGATGTCTTGGTATTAAGAGcgcagttattttgtctaaaactataaaaatgaaCTAGATATACTGATCAATGTTGAAAACAAATACTTACTGCCACTCaatcattaaacaaaaatttATTTAGTTATGAAAAGGCATACAAAACCCCCCCCAAAAAATACAGTAACTGAATAGAGCTGCAACTGTAGCCCACATTAGTGCAGACTAAAGTGAAAACCTTTAACAAGATTAATGTGGGGGCTGGAAGAATGGATCATAAATCAGAACGCTGTATCAAGGAGTGGTTATGCACACTGTAAGCAGTG
Coding sequences:
- the clint1b gene encoding clathrin interactor 1 isoform X4, translating into MVEFVQDDDRLREERKKAKKNKDKYIGVSSDSMEGFKQTNSSESFDSESKSKWDEDWEKSKGGFPFSEKLGEISEKIGSTIDDTINKFRKKERDDSPDRISENEEDKTSQNGRVPKSEFKDEEETTTPKSVQAMQDTETTTPSSTSTRKRSGMPSKTVDLGAAALYTGDKSSPDAENAKTSCSQSSTTVLSDLFMVDSEAKQPAAAGGSSDLIADFADFSSPAASASLPSAAGSASTGNGEFGDWSAFSSVSPPASTGSSAAQDLFTDTLFSSTKSQSTQPPSADLFELMGSNQSSLSASQSMPFTMCPQNTGFSMSRSQTLGGTVHSLGGPLLPQQIDVQKQGEKTSMPATWSDPNVNINLDFLGMNPPKPSQPSLNTMMQQGVQPSVNMIAQNFAGLALQAQSMPSGPTINPMMASGSMGMAMPATMATGTVGMGSMGIGGMSASQGLIGMNINMAPVGLGLTGGLGMCQGINPAMMQPKTHAFTNLGNFEK